The following coding sequences lie in one Mustelus asterias chromosome 8, sMusAst1.hap1.1, whole genome shotgun sequence genomic window:
- the LOC144497700 gene encoding major histocompatibility complex class I-related protein 1-like has product MMFSEEKRVMLEFGRKNMARQYKIRDFHILAFYYLLNLGQAELPEYSLVAMLDDYQIVYFDSTLERIVPRQQWMSDSFQRDHWTDMMITMAGFHGLVRGNAEIFYRQRGGAAGIFFVQGMCGCEIYSDNTTNGFIKVGYDGEDAFVFNKDRTSWRALNPEFQMLASRWNANTFMNKYFKALLEKDCVKWLLIYLEYGRGVLQRRATPEVYITNRSEGERVLRLSCLVTAFYPWPIDVTWLKNGEEVLSVESSGTLPNQDETYRVMKTMELSEDGGEIYSCRIEHASLLQGLDVRWGKLQVRTERVTQEDVKVRIMIGATAISLTLLGIVIGIGFRRKKPSRNTGINQHIMAESGSNRQRQEETGRA; this is encoded by the exons ATTTTCACATCCTGGCATTTTACTACTTACTGAACCTTGGCCAGGCCGAGCTTCCCGAGTACAGCTTGGTGGCGATGCTGGATGACTATCAGATAGTCTATTTTGACAGCACCCTGGAGCGCATCGTGCCCAGACAGCAGTGGATGTCTGACTCCTTCCAGAGAGATCACTGGACGGACATGATGATCACGATGGCGGGATTCCACGGCCTGGTCAGAGGGAACGCTGAGATATTTTACCGACAGCGCGGTGGAGCTGCAG GTATTTTCTTTGTCCAGGGAATGTGTGGCTGTGAAATATACAGTGATAACACCACGAATGGATTTATAAAGGTGGGATATGATGGGGAAGATGCGTTTGTTTTTAATAAGGACAGAACGAGCTGGAGAGCACTCAATCCAGAGTTCCAGATGTTAGCGAGCAGATGGAATGCCAACACCTTCATGAACAAGTACTTCAAGGCTCTGTTGGAAAAGGACTGCGTGAAATGGCTACTGATATATCTCGAGTATGGGCGAGGGGTTCTGCAGAGGAGAG CCACCCCTGAGGTGTATATTACGAACCGGAGCGAGGGCGAGCGAGTGCTGAGACTCTCCTGCCTTGTGACGGCCTTTTACCCATGGCCTATCGACGTGACGTGGTTGAAGAATGGTGAGGAGGTCCTCAGTGTTGAATCCAGTGGCACGCTCCCCAACCAGGACGAGACGTATCGGGTGATGAAAACGATGGAGCTCAGTGAAGATGGTGGGGAGATATATTCCTGTCGCATCGAGCATGCCAGCCTCTTACAGGGCCTCGATGTACGCTGGGGTAAGttacaagtaagaa cagagagagtgacacaagaAGATGTGAAGGTCAGGATTATGATTGGAGCAACAGCCATCTCACTCACTCTTCTTGGCATCGTCATTGGCATTGGTTTCCGGAGGAAGAAACCGAGCAGGAATACTGGCATCAACCAGCATATAATGGCAGAAAGTGGCAGCAACCGgcagagacaggaagagactggcAGAGCCTAG